In Verrucomicrobiia bacterium, the genomic window CCGCGATTGCTTCGGCCAGCTTTGTTTATCAAACCGCTGCCGCCGACCGGCCCGGCTACACCGATACTCCAATGCTCCCGGCAGGCAAATGGCACGTGCATGATCCGAACCGGCCGGTGCCACCCATAGTCGCGCCCGGCAAAACATTCAGCGACGGCGCGCCACCACCGTCCGATGCTGTCATTCTTTTTAACGGCCAGGACCTTTCCAAATGGCAGGGAACCAAAGGCCCCGCGCCCTGGAAAGTTCAGGATGGTTATATGGAGGTCGTGCCCCATTCGGGAAGTATCCGGTCACGGGACAAGTTCGGCAGTTTCCAGATGCATTTGGAATTTGCGGAGCCAACTCATCTTCGTGGCACCAGCCAGGAGCGCGGCAACAGTGGAGTGATTATTTTCGGACTATACGAAGTTCAGGTGCTCGATAACTTCAATAATCCGACCTATCCGGACGGCCAGTGTGGCGGACTTTACGGACAGTCTCCACCATTGGTGAACGCTTGCCGGCCCCCGGGCGAATGGCAAACTTACGACATCCTATTCGAGTCGCCGCGATGGGATGCGGATAACCATCTGACCCGCCCGGCCAGCGTCACCGTAATCCAAAACGGTTTGGTGTTGCACCATAAGCAAGCGTTGCTGGGACCCACCGCTCATCGCGCGTACGGCGACTATAAACGCAATACCGGCTCAGAAGGAGCAATCGAGTTGCAGGAGCATGAAAATCCTGTGCGCTTTCGTAATATCTGGATTCGCAATATTCCAGATGAAGAAAAACCGTAAGTCTCATCCTGTCATGGAAGCGCCATTTGACGCAAATCGATCCAATTCTCGGTAGTGTATCAGTTTGAATGGCGGAAGCTCGTTCCCGATCAAAGTCGCTTTGTCAACGGCGGAGAAACCACAGGCAAGGTTCTCAACTTGGCGGCGAGGCATGAGGATGGTCGCTGGGTTTTGTTTTACCTGGCAAAGCGGAAAAAAATTACAGTGCGTCTTAACAAATTGGGCGCGCCCATACACTGAATGCCTGCTGGATTGATCCCAGGGACGGCAACAAAGTGACAGTGGGAAGCATGCTGTCCGAGGGCGAAAAACCATTCTCCCGGAAAAGTGGGAAGATGCAATCCTGCTTCTGGAATCGGAGCCTTGAACGTGAGTTGGGATTGGGAACGGCTATGTGCCTTCAGTTGGGACCGTCCAACCTGGGTTATCAATCCCGCTTAAAAGCGGTTTCTATCAGCCGGTAATTTCCCTTCACGGCGATATTCCGCGAAGATTGGCCCACCAGAATTTTGAAGCCGCCCATACAGCGAGTTCTCCTCAGACTCGCGAAGCGATTTGCAGCGTGGCAGCGGATCTTAAGCAAGAGCATTCATCGCCATTTTAATTACACCTGTCCGTTATGCTCAATCATTCACGCACTTACTCAATAAGGTATCTCGTGTTCACTTGACCGCGCTGAAAATAACCCAGGTCCGCTATAGCTGCTGGCTATCCAGCTTAAACACGCAGGGCGGCTGGCTCTGACCATCTGCGGGCGGTTGCAGACGCTTCGGAAGATTAATGACCGTGCCTTTGGCAGGGTCGTCATGCCAATTCAAATTTTCACTGTCTCCCAGCATTCTGACGGTTGCTCCCGGTTGGAGTTTGACGGACTGAAGCGCCAGTTCATCACCGGGCCATTGCAAGGCGATGGCGTAGATAACCGAGCCGGAATCGGCATGTGTGAAGCGAATATTACCGCCTTCTTTCCAGTCGGAACCAGATCGGGGATGGGTGTTGAAGATGGCTTCTCCGTTGGTCTTCAGCCATGTGCCGGCGTATTGGAGAGCGGCAATGGCCTTGGGATGAAAAAGGCCGGTGGCATCTGGCCCGATACCCACCATGAAACTGCCACCCTTGGCCACGGTATCAACCAGATTGGTCACGATCCAAACCCCATCCTTGTATTTGCTCGCGTCGGGTTCATAACTCCAGATGCCATCTCCTTTTACCAAAGGATAAATCACCATCCATGGCATGTCGGTGTTCGCAGCCGCTCCGGGAACGAAACCTTCAGGCGTATAGTAGTCGCCATAATTGCCGATGCCGCGCGCGCGAAACATGGTATCAGGCTGGATGCGCCGGACGATTTTCATGGTTTCCCGCAAATCCAGCCACGCGCTTTTGTCGAACCACATGTCCAGGCATACCAGATCTATCTTGCCATATTGAGTAAGCAACTCCGTCAACTGCTGGCGATGGCGTTGGACAAAATGGTTCCATTGGTCGGGGTGCTCGATCTTATCAACTTTCCCAGGGAAAGGATGCTGGTTAAAAGGTCGGAAGTCGGCGTCGTACCAATCAGGATGGGAAAAATAGAGATCAATTTTGATGCCGTGGCTATGGGCCGAATCGGTTATTTCCTTGACGATGTCGCGGTGAAAGGGCGTGTCCATGATGCTGTAGGCAAAATCGCAGTCCTCGATTTTCGGCCCGCCGGGGGCGGTCCAGTTGACGCGGCGAACCACGCGCGTATGGGTATCAAACATGGAAAATCCGTCATGGTGTTTGGTGGTGAAGGCCACCACCTTGACGCCATTGGATTTGAAAAAATCCATCCAGGCATCGGCGTTAAAGTTGGTGGGATTGAAGGTTTTGTAAAAATCCTGATAGGCCTGGCGTCCCTGGTTGTCCAAGGCAGGATGGCCGTTGTCCGCCCGGACAAAAGGCCAGGAGGCGTTTTCGCCATAACCCAAATTGGCATAGACGCCCCAATGAATGCGCACACCATATTTCATTTCCCGGAAAGCGGCGCGGGCCGCATCGGAAGCCTGGCTATAGTCCGGATTAGGCGTGTCTTCGACATACGATTTGACCTGTTTGTAGTGTGAATCAGTGACCGGCAATTTTACATAGTTGCGGAATGTGCGCGGGGCGTTGGTATCCCCGGCGAATCGGAATGGCTTGCCGCCGATAATCTGGTCGCTGGTGATGGTGGGACACCAATATTTTTCAATGTGCCAGGCCATCAAGTCCGTGCCGGTGAAGTGATCCACATAAGGTTTCATTTGCGGGTTATACATGGTGTCCGTCAAATCACGCACCAGCACGACATTCTGATGTTGATACACCATCTGGCGGATGGCGAAAGGGCGATTGACGATGCACATGTTTTCATGAACGCCCATGACAATGACGTTGGTGATGCCGCGCTGACGCATGAGATAGAAGGCTTCCGTGCTGTCGGTTATCGCATCGCCTTCCTTGATCTGGAGAGTGTCAATTTCGTGAGTCCAAGGCGTGCCTTGCGGGCTTCCGTCCGTACAGCCCCCGTCTGAATCATCAATCGGCAAAGGAGCTTCCAGGGCGAGATTGACCGGGCAACTGTTTCGCAGCGGCGGCATGGTTTCAAAATGCGGAGCCGCCTGCGCAAGTTTGCGTCCCGGCGTCCCTTGGTAATATTTCATTGTGTCGCTGGGACAGTGGATGATCAAGACACCGCGCCGGCGCAATTCCGTGATCAAGTCATTCATGCGCGGCGCCATTTCCGCCACGCGGGCTGTCGCATCGGCGCACCAGTGCTGGTTCCACATGTCGCAAATGACCACAGCCGTGTGTGAAGGGTCCCAACTGGCGTGCGTGTTTTTCTCCTCCCATTGATCCACGCCGGTGTCCTTTTTTTGCAACCGGCGCATATTCAGCTCAAGTGGCGAAGACGGCGGCGGTTGAGCAACGCCAAGAGATGGGATGATCATTGCCATGCACAAAACGATGAGCGGGCAAATGTTTTGAACTATTTTCATATCATTAAACTTCAATACTGGTGACGCTGGGATCCAATTAGGAATAGCTCCCACAAAAAGAACTGGAAAATGCTAAAATCCAGCATTCTCCAGTTTGATTGACGGAATTGAGTTGGTTATTGAACAAAATATCTCAAGAAAAGTCCCGATTTTGAAACGCTTATAGGCACCAGATTAGTGATCGTTCCACCGGTTCCGGCGGTGATGCTGTTGGTTGCCCAAACCACCGGCGGCGCCAGATTGGTCGTCGTCAACAGGTAGTAATTGAATCCACTAACCGTCGCAACATTGACCACCAGGTTTTTGCCGAGGCTGTCTATGCCAGGCGGCAGGATGGTCGGCGCGGGCGGGGCGATTATCCCCGTTGTAAGCGTCAAACTGGTGCTGCCGTCAGTTGCGCCAACCAGGGCCACCATGTCGCCGGCTGCGGAATAAGCAATCGGATAAGTGCCGGTCGCAAATCCGGTGGTGTCGAAGCTGATGCTGAAATCTCCCATCGCATCATTGACCGTCGTGGTCTGCGTGCTTCCGTTGATGGTCACGCTGACCACGGTGTTGCTGGCCAGAAATACCGGCGCGCTGTCCACCGTTGCGCTTACTTTGCCAGACAACGTCACACTGGTGCTGCCGCTGGCGATCGTGGGACTGGACAAACCGAAGAACGCTGGCGCCCATGCGGGAGCGCCGGTGAACGCGATATTGGCATACGATAAATACATTTCCGTTGCCACAAGGGTGTTGCCATCAAATACCGGGATTCCCAACGCCGTCAAATCGGCCAGATTAAATGCCCCCCAATTGGTCAGCGGAGCGATGTAATGCGTCCACTCGCCTCCGGTTCCAGCTTGGAAAAGCACGATATCAGGCCACGTTCCCCGTTGATAGCTCGGGTTGCCGCCGACAGGCAGTTGAAGGCTGAGTTGTATGG contains:
- a CDS encoding DUF1080 domain-containing protein encodes the protein MRIKLLTLTTLAAIASASFVYQTAAADRPGYTDTPMLPAGKWHVHDPNRPVPPIVAPGKTFSDGAPPPSDAVILFNGQDLSKWQGTKGPAPWKVQDGYMEVVPHSGSIRSRDKFGSFQMHLEFAEPTHLRGTSQERGNSGVIIFGLYEVQVLDNFNNPTYPDGQCGGLYGQSPPLVNACRPPGEWQTYDILFESPRWDADNHLTRPASVTVIQNGLVLHHKQALLGPTAHRAYGDYKRNTGSEGAIELQEHENPVRFRNIWIRNIPDEEKP
- a CDS encoding isochorismatase family protein, translated to MKIVQNICPLIVLCMAMIIPSLGVAQPPPSSPLELNMRRLQKKDTGVDQWEEKNTHASWDPSHTAVVICDMWNQHWCADATARVAEMAPRMNDLITELRRRGVLIIHCPSDTMKYYQGTPGRKLAQAAPHFETMPPLRNSCPVNLALEAPLPIDDSDGGCTDGSPQGTPWTHEIDTLQIKEGDAITDSTEAFYLMRQRGITNVIVMGVHENMCIVNRPFAIRQMVYQHQNVVLVRDLTDTMYNPQMKPYVDHFTGTDLMAWHIEKYWCPTITSDQIIGGKPFRFAGDTNAPRTFRNYVKLPVTDSHYKQVKSYVEDTPNPDYSQASDAARAAFREMKYGVRIHWGVYANLGYGENASWPFVRADNGHPALDNQGRQAYQDFYKTFNPTNFNADAWMDFFKSNGVKVVAFTTKHHDGFSMFDTHTRVVRRVNWTAPGGPKIEDCDFAYSIMDTPFHRDIVKEITDSAHSHGIKIDLYFSHPDWYDADFRPFNQHPFPGKVDKIEHPDQWNHFVQRHRQQLTELLTQYGKIDLVCLDMWFDKSAWLDLRETMKIVRRIQPDTMFRARGIGNYGDYYTPEGFVPGAAANTDMPWMVIYPLVKGDGIWSYEPDASKYKDGVWIVTNLVDTVAKGGSFMVGIGPDATGLFHPKAIAALQYAGTWLKTNGEAIFNTHPRSGSDWKEGGNIRFTHADSGSVIYAIALQWPGDELALQSVKLQPGATVRMLGDSENLNWHDDPAKGTVINLPKRLQPPADGQSQPPCVFKLDSQQL